A window of Microcystis aeruginosa FD4 contains these coding sequences:
- a CDS encoding DUF5131 family protein, translating to MSSTHTGIEWTDKTWNPTTGCDKISTGCLHCYAEAITQRFPKNFPNGFTLTLHPERLEEPLRWRTPSRVFVNSMSDLFHDDVPLDFIRQVFSVIHSTPWHIYQILTKRHQRLGDLASKLDFPDNIWLGVSVENQNHTDRIESLRTVPVSVRFISCEPLLGPLELNLTGIDWVIVGGESGQKHRPMKLDWARDIRDQCQNSGVAFFFKQVGGRTPKAGGRLLDDKIRDEMPNAWNQHIQKWGTVPLKSAKHSKKLELIA from the coding sequence ATGTCTAGTACACACACTGGTATTGAGTGGACTGATAAAACGTGGAATCCAACAACCGGGTGCGACAAAATTAGCACTGGTTGTCTGCATTGTTATGCCGAAGCTATTACACAGCGTTTTCCCAAAAACTTTCCCAATGGATTCACCTTGACTTTGCATCCAGAAAGATTGGAAGAACCCTTACGTTGGCGCACTCCCAGTCGAGTTTTCGTCAACTCAATGAGTGATCTTTTTCATGATGATGTGCCTCTCGACTTTATCAGACAAGTTTTCTCCGTTATTCATTCAACACCATGGCATATATATCAGATTCTAACAAAGCGACATCAACGTCTAGGTGATTTAGCGTCTAAATTAGATTTTCCCGACAACATTTGGCTAGGTGTATCTGTCGAGAACCAAAACCACACAGATCGGATTGAATCTCTTCGGACAGTGCCTGTTTCAGTGCGCTTCATTTCATGCGAGCCACTTTTAGGACCACTAGAACTTAATTTAACTGGCATTGATTGGGTTATTGTCGGCGGAGAATCTGGGCAAAAACATCGCCCGATGAAACTTGACTGGGCAAGGGATATCCGCGATCAATGTCAAAATTCAGGGGTCGCATTTTTTTTCAAACAAGTTGGGGGAAGGACACCAAAAGCAGGGGGGAGATTACTTGATGATAAAATCAGGGACGAGATGCCTAATGCCTGGAATCAGCATATCCAAAAATGGGGAACTGTCCCACTTAAATCAGCAAAACATTCAAAGAAACTAGAACTTATTGCCTAG